The genomic window AAGGTGACCAGATTTTCTTGCAAATCCAAGACACCCCAGGATGTATTGAGGTACGGAAACAATCATAAATATGTCCATTCTGTCGGCCTTTTGAGGTTTGATTCATTCCATCAGTAGATGTGAATGTTGCTGGGGAAATTCCCATTGATAGGAGTAGGCTGCTATCTTTAACGTTCATTGATGCAATCTGCACATTAATGCAAATGGCGTTCTGTGACTGAAGTTCAATGGTTAAAGGGTTGGAGGAAACAAATGGAAAAGATTTGCTGCATAGAATGTGGAATTGCTCGGCAATTGTCTGTGTCCACAATCAGCAAGTAACTTGTAGGCATTTCAGAAGACCCACTGTATTTTCAAGAGGGCTTAATTCAAGCCAGCATTTTTCAACAGTTGTAGAGAATCTCCTTTGcacgcagaagatcccaggttcaattcctggcatctccaggtactgctgccgtcagtgtagacagtactaagctagattcACCAATAGTCTgactgcataaggcagcttcctttgtgagCTTGTGAACTGGCTATTGGCTAagacagcctcccccaacctggtgtcctccagacactttggactacaattcccatcagccttgactgttgaccacactggctgaggctgatggtatttgtagtccaaaacatctggcggacaTCAAGTTGGGAACAGCTATGCCAGCAACAGATTTCAAGCTGGATTTTCTGTTTCCAAAGCAACCAGCCCGTCTTGAAGCAAACCTCTTCTTATTTGGAAAGGCATTTGATATAGTTGCTGTTGAAAAGTTTCCCACTTGTATCTCATTTATTTAAATCTATGTGCTCTTTTTCTTTCCAGGTGCAAGAAGATGTTGCACAGATGTTGGATTCGCTCTCCAGGTGCCTGAAGTGGGCAGACGGTGTTGTCTTAGTCTATTCCATTACAGACTACCGTAGTTACCAGTCCATCCGTCCCCTTTATCAACACATCCGGAAAATCCGTCCAGAGTCTAAAGTCCCTGTTGTCATTGTAGGCAACAAAGGCGACTTGGCTCACTCCAGACAGGTGGCGGCCAGCGATGGCCTGCAGCTGGCCAATGAACTGGGCAGTGTGTTTCTAGAAATCTCCACCAGCGATAGCTGCCAAGGTGTATGTGATGTATTTCAGTATCTTTGTAAAGAAGTGAGTAAGTTGCACAGCTGTGGCAGCGGAGACAAAAGGCGGTCGTCCCTCATTTCTCGACCCAAATCACCTAACATGCAAGATCTCAAGCGACGTTTCAAACAGGCTTTATCGTACAAAGTCAAGTGAGCACCAACCTTGACGTCAGCCCCCGCTGAACAGACTGTTTTATAAAACATACAtttataagaataatttatttttgtACTGATTCTGTTTGTTCGTGCATTTGCAAGTATGCAGCTTCCTTGCATTACTTTTGTATTAATTGACTCTGCAACCCCACAACTGAGTGCTGGATTGCAACAGAATGAAACTGTGAAAGAGACAGTGCCAATATGCATATCCCTCTGTTTGATAGTGACCTGCTCTTTAAACTTAGGGCAAGCAAAGTTTGAAAGTATTTGGATTTCACGTTTGTCGAACTTTGTTAGTCTGAACTTGGCTTAAATGAGAGTATTTCCATTTTACCAGATGGTGGCTAGGGTTGCTCTTTGAGCCTattcaaatgcacatttaaatcccccccttaaaaaaaaaaaagaacttacagACTGGTGTTTCATTCTGTATGTAAACACGGGGAAAGAATTACAACTGATTTTGTAAAATGCTGCGAGGATCTGAGTTATACAATTGCAAAATAAaactatttaaataaaataattaaatatcaCTTTTTTATGTGTGGACCCCTCCCCTTCATTTTCCAGAAACCCTTGTTATATTAGCATATTGAAATCAGGCCGGATATAGGCCAAGCTGCATAGAACTATGTAACTAATTCCACTAGCCAAATGAAGGTAATTTAAATTATTGAATAGCAGTCTCTAATACCGTCTAGGTATTAGAATCTAggggagcgggtggtgctgtggtctaaaccactgagcctcttgggcttgctgatcagaaggtcagcggtttgaatccgtgagctctcgttgctctgtcccagctcctgtcaacctcacagtttgaaaacacaccagtgcaagtagataaataggtaccactgtagcgggaaggtaaacggtgtttctatgcgctctggt from Podarcis raffonei isolate rPodRaf1 chromosome 4, rPodRaf1.pri, whole genome shotgun sequence includes these protein-coding regions:
- the RASL11A gene encoding ras-like protein family member 11A codes for the protein MEAKGRRQLPPARRPARFKGSAAAIRSRGWSRKAGSLSFLASPPATLWKGRLAAAASCAPPDSSSPRRAQEEGEPIPMRLSIMSHNYLLAPIQECPSDYLVKDVKLAVLGTGSVGKSAMIVRYLTRRFIGDYEPNTGNLYSRLVHVEGDQIFLQIQDTPGCIEVQEDVAQMLDSLSRCLKWADGVVLVYSITDYRSYQSIRPLYQHIRKIRPESKVPVVIVGNKGDLAHSRQVAASDGLQLANELGSVFLEISTSDSCQGVCDVFQYLCKEVSKLHSCGSGDKRRSSLISRPKSPNMQDLKRRFKQALSYKVK